From Streptomyces sp. TLI_105, the proteins below share one genomic window:
- a CDS encoding glycoside hydrolase domain-containing protein has translation MSSRIPWRVRAGTATLAVLAGIGAFAAPGSASAASPPGAGRQAVSYHGYRIEVPADWQVVDLAESPQACIRFDRPAVYLGEPAEQSDCPAHLVGRTAGIVVEPLTARSAGQVTAATSRTPRGRATAPTAVSSNDTIQIAVEDAGVLVTAAHTPATEQLVRGVLASAELTPGARRTELPRTSQRPDATPLTAAGPQPGSYLGKGFDTCAAPSQAAMNAWRAGSPYSAVGVYISGSFRGCAQPNLTASWVTGQTGNGWRLIPIDVGRQAPCTGFSLKMSTDPATAKSQGVAAAAAALTAAANLGIPAGSAVYSDIEGYASTASCKAAVLSYLSGWTERLHSGGYLAGFYSSASSGIKDAASEYGNSAYTRVDHIFYAWWNGAADTNTGSYVPSTSWAGHQRIHQYAGEVTESYGGYSINIDRDYLDVGAGTPPAPTCTGTNLDFTAYPAVGSGSTGEQVKAAQCLLKAAGYDPGAPDGTFGAATTTATQNFQSGTGLTADGVIGPKTWTALLSRGATPTVQSGSTGEAVTRLQRALTAALGRTVAVDGAFGPDTDQAVRDYQSSRALTVDGIVGSGTWGALQSGR, from the coding sequence ATGTCCTCCCGCATCCCCTGGCGCGTCCGTGCCGGAACGGCCACGCTGGCGGTGCTCGCCGGTATCGGGGCGTTCGCCGCGCCCGGATCCGCCTCGGCCGCCTCCCCGCCCGGGGCCGGCCGACAGGCCGTCAGCTACCACGGCTACCGCATCGAGGTCCCCGCCGACTGGCAGGTCGTCGATCTGGCCGAGAGCCCGCAGGCCTGTATCCGATTCGACCGACCCGCCGTCTACCTCGGCGAGCCCGCCGAGCAGAGCGATTGCCCCGCACACCTCGTGGGCCGTACGGCAGGCATTGTCGTGGAGCCCCTCACCGCCCGCTCCGCCGGACAGGTGACGGCGGCGACCTCAAGGACCCCACGCGGCAGGGCCACCGCCCCGACCGCCGTGTCCAGCAACGACACCATCCAGATCGCGGTCGAGGACGCCGGTGTGCTCGTCACCGCCGCCCACACCCCGGCGACCGAGCAGCTGGTGCGCGGTGTTCTGGCCTCGGCCGAGCTCACCCCGGGTGCCAGGCGCACCGAGCTGCCCCGCACCTCCCAGCGGCCTGACGCCACCCCCCTGACCGCGGCCGGACCGCAACCCGGAAGCTACCTGGGCAAGGGCTTCGACACCTGCGCCGCGCCCTCCCAGGCCGCCATGAACGCCTGGCGGGCCGGCTCACCGTACAGTGCGGTCGGCGTCTACATCAGCGGCTCCTTCCGCGGCTGTGCGCAGCCGAATCTGACCGCGAGCTGGGTGACCGGTCAGACCGGCAACGGCTGGCGGCTGATCCCCATCGACGTCGGCCGCCAGGCCCCGTGCACGGGCTTCTCCCTGAAGATGTCCACCGACCCCGCCACCGCCAAGTCCCAGGGCGTCGCAGCGGCGGCCGCCGCCCTCACCGCCGCGGCGAACCTCGGCATCCCCGCGGGCAGCGCCGTCTACAGCGACATCGAGGGATACGCCTCCACGGCCTCCTGCAAGGCGGCCGTGCTGTCGTACCTGTCCGGCTGGACCGAGCGGCTGCACAGCGGCGGCTATCTGGCGGGCTTCTACTCCAGCGCGTCCTCCGGCATCAAGGACGCCGCGAGCGAGTACGGCAACAGCGCCTACACGCGGGTCGACCACATCTTCTACGCCTGGTGGAACGGCGCCGCCGACACCAACACCGGTTCCTACGTTCCGTCCACCTCCTGGGCCGGTCACCAGCGCATCCACCAGTACGCAGGCGAGGTCACCGAGTCCTACGGCGGCTACTCGATCAACATCGACCGCGACTACCTGGACGTGGGCGCCGGCACACCGCCCGCGCCCACCTGCACGGGGACGAACCTCGACTTCACCGCGTACCCCGCTGTCGGGAGCGGCTCGACCGGAGAGCAGGTCAAGGCGGCCCAGTGCCTGCTCAAAGCCGCCGGATACGACCCGGGCGCCCCGGACGGGACGTTCGGCGCCGCCACGACCACCGCCACCCAGAACTTCCAGAGCGGCACGGGGCTCACCGCGGACGGAGTGATCGGGCCGAAGACCTGGACCGCCCTGCTGTCCCGCGGAGCCACCCCCACGGTCCAGAGCGGCTCGACGGGAGAAGCCGTCACCCGACTCCAGCGTGCCCTGACCGCCGCGCTCGGCCGGACGGTGGCCGTCGACGGCGCCTTCGGCCCGGACACCGACCAGGCCGTGCGCGACTACCAGTCCTCACGCGCTCTGACGGTCGACGGCATCGTCGGCTCCGGCACCTGGGGCGCCCTCCAGTCGGGAAGGTGA
- a CDS encoding tetratricopeptide repeat protein — MAGQVRGTRRAKASAPEYQGALESLSVNASLPEVLARGMEELRSAERAGDRREEARCGLAVAEAYRRLGRVEEADRAWKASYRAARSAGHEGAMAWALWSGGTLARQRGAFRLAYRLLRLAAETGERGGDVVVRGYSLAGLAETGRIQGDYAAVRRLHEQLLAEARRRGEARHTVWALEGIAQMHRNTGEYDEALALFEEAAETASRAEDRRGWAWALRGIADVVSVRDADVERALSLLSQAEEACREMRLSSALAYNHKMRGNVLYRAGRYEQAREMYALALEEFHEMDEPRGTALSRLGLVKASAHLGRDAAHTAADLAELRSTLDRIGLRHARDMVDKAAAELGVGPLPDHDGQEQGAARPVLPAVGAEALQAAGAEGLR; from the coding sequence ATGGCAGGTCAGGTGCGTGGGACGAGGCGGGCGAAGGCATCGGCGCCGGAGTACCAGGGTGCTCTCGAATCGTTGTCGGTGAACGCCTCACTGCCCGAGGTGCTGGCGCGGGGCATGGAGGAGCTGCGGTCGGCGGAACGGGCCGGGGACCGGCGGGAGGAGGCGCGCTGCGGGCTGGCCGTGGCAGAGGCCTACCGCAGGCTCGGGCGCGTCGAGGAGGCCGACCGGGCGTGGAAGGCGAGCTACCGGGCGGCTCGTTCGGCCGGTCACGAGGGGGCCATGGCGTGGGCTCTGTGGAGCGGCGGCACGCTGGCCCGACAGCGCGGTGCGTTCAGGCTGGCGTACCGGCTGCTGAGGCTGGCCGCCGAGACGGGCGAGCGGGGCGGTGACGTCGTCGTGCGCGGCTACTCGCTGGCGGGGCTCGCCGAGACCGGGCGCATCCAGGGCGATTACGCGGCGGTGAGGAGACTGCACGAGCAGCTGCTTGCCGAGGCCCGCCGCCGAGGCGAGGCCCGGCACACGGTGTGGGCGCTGGAGGGCATCGCGCAGATGCACCGCAACACCGGCGAATACGACGAGGCCCTGGCCCTGTTCGAGGAGGCGGCCGAGACGGCGTCCCGAGCCGAGGACCGGCGCGGGTGGGCATGGGCGCTGCGCGGCATCGCGGACGTGGTGTCCGTGCGCGACGCCGACGTGGAGCGCGCCCTGTCGCTGCTGTCCCAGGCGGAGGAGGCCTGCCGGGAGATGCGGCTGTCCAGTGCGCTCGCCTACAACCACAAGATGCGCGGCAACGTCCTGTACCGGGCGGGCCGCTACGAGCAGGCCCGTGAGATGTACGCGCTGGCCCTTGAGGAGTTCCACGAGATGGACGAGCCGCGCGGGACGGCGCTGTCGCGACTGGGGCTGGTCAAGGCCTCCGCCCACCTGGGCCGCGACGCCGCGCACACTGCCGCGGACCTGGCCGAACTGCGCTCCACGCTGGACCGTATCGGGCTGCGGCATGCCCGGGACATGGTGGACAAGGCAGCGGCCGAACTGGGGGTCGGGCCGCTGCCGGACCACGACGGCCAAGAGCAGGGCGCCGCGAGGCCCGTGCTGCCGGCGGTCGGGGCCGAGGCGCTTCAGGCCGCCGGTGCGGAGGGCCTGCGGTGA
- a CDS encoding polyprenyl synthetase family protein gives MDREIGHDAAPARVLERCRELVRPALVEAVGSLHPWTGEMAAYALGWSDLAGTPDSGGSEGKGVRQALAVLGAEAVGADGAEAVPGAVAVELVHTFSLLHDDIMDGDALRRQRPAVWKAYGTGPAVLAGDALLAQAVATLAETPGRHAAAAVRCLCRTLNALVSGQAQDLRFEHRPWYGPGAVGPEQYRSMAEHKTGALLGCAVALGAVLGGAPDRTVTTLERAGRHLGLAFQAVDDILGIWGDPAVTGKPVHADLRRGKKTYPMLAALAGGGRAARELAALLDPPQPLDHEAAAHVAALVEELGGRTATRDEARRHLDTARRALRDASLTHTAAQQLDRLFTYVLDRTR, from the coding sequence ATTGATCGCGAGATCGGTCACGACGCAGCGCCGGCCCGTGTCCTGGAGCGTTGTCGTGAACTCGTCCGGCCTGCACTGGTGGAGGCGGTGGGCAGCCTCCATCCGTGGACCGGTGAGATGGCGGCGTACGCGCTGGGCTGGTCAGACCTGGCCGGTACTCCGGATTCCGGCGGGTCCGAGGGCAAGGGAGTGCGCCAGGCGCTCGCCGTGCTCGGGGCGGAGGCGGTCGGGGCGGATGGCGCGGAGGCCGTTCCCGGCGCCGTGGCCGTCGAACTCGTGCACACCTTCTCGCTCCTCCACGACGACATCATGGACGGCGACGCCCTGCGCCGGCAGCGGCCTGCGGTGTGGAAGGCGTACGGGACCGGCCCGGCCGTTCTCGCCGGCGACGCGCTTCTCGCCCAGGCCGTGGCCACCCTGGCCGAGACCCCGGGCCGGCACGCGGCGGCCGCGGTCCGCTGCCTCTGCCGGACCCTGAACGCGCTGGTGTCCGGCCAGGCACAGGACCTGCGCTTCGAACACCGTCCGTGGTACGGCCCCGGCGCAGTCGGACCGGAGCAGTACCGGTCGATGGCCGAACACAAGACGGGCGCCCTGCTGGGGTGCGCCGTCGCGCTCGGCGCGGTCCTCGGCGGCGCCCCCGACCGGACCGTGACCACGCTCGAACGGGCAGGCCGCCATCTCGGCCTCGCCTTCCAGGCGGTGGACGACATCCTCGGCATCTGGGGCGACCCCGCCGTGACCGGCAAACCCGTTCACGCCGACCTGCGCAGGGGCAAGAAGACCTACCCGATGCTCGCGGCACTGGCAGGCGGGGGCAGGGCCGCGCGCGAACTGGCGGCGCTGCTCGACCCTCCCCAGCCGCTCGACCACGAGGCCGCCGCACACGTCGCGGCACTCGTGGAGGAGCTGGGCGGGCGGACCGCGACCCGCGACGAAGCGCGCCGGCACCTGGACACCGCCCGCCGCGCGCTGCGCGACGCGTCCCTCACGCACACGGCCGCACAGCAATTGGACAGGCTGTTCACGTACGTGCTCGACCGGACCAGGTGA
- a CDS encoding acyl-CoA dehydrogenase family protein produces the protein MSDLPTELVPFTPEQRGILELTRAFARDEIRPRARAVDEADVETPWDLWHKAAKVGITGFMLPEEYGGGGFTDVFTQCLVQEELCVGDLGIGNLLCSNGFFADPVLELGTEEQKRTWLTPLTGPDTPMTALATTEPGAGSDAASIVTTATRTAGGYLLSGQKAWISNAGEAEQYVVFAKTDPTRRSRGVTAFLLRKDTPGVTFGEPMRKMGQRAIVCREIFLADAFVPEENRLGEEGQGFQGLMRTFDISRVVLGAAATGVARAAYEYARDYARTRQQFGKPIIEHQAVAFRLADMRTRIEQARLMTWRAAKRLDAGLSATTEAAMAKLTASETAAYCTWAAVQTLGGWGYSREYPVEQWMRDAKLEEIEEGTSDIMRLVISRGL, from the coding sequence ATGTCCGACCTCCCCACCGAGCTGGTTCCGTTCACCCCCGAGCAGCGTGGCATCCTCGAGCTCACCCGGGCCTTCGCCCGTGACGAGATCCGCCCGCGGGCGCGCGCCGTGGACGAGGCCGACGTCGAGACACCGTGGGACCTGTGGCACAAGGCCGCCAAGGTCGGCATCACCGGCTTCATGCTTCCCGAGGAGTACGGAGGCGGCGGCTTCACCGACGTCTTCACCCAGTGCCTCGTGCAGGAGGAGCTGTGCGTCGGCGACCTCGGCATCGGAAACCTGCTCTGCTCCAACGGCTTCTTCGCCGACCCGGTGCTCGAACTCGGCACCGAGGAACAGAAGCGGACCTGGCTCACCCCGCTGACCGGCCCCGACACCCCGATGACCGCCCTGGCCACCACGGAACCCGGCGCCGGCTCCGACGCCGCGTCCATCGTGACGACGGCCACCCGCACCGCCGGTGGCTACCTGCTGAGCGGCCAGAAGGCCTGGATCTCCAACGCGGGGGAGGCCGAGCAGTACGTCGTCTTCGCCAAGACCGATCCCACTCGGCGTTCCAGGGGCGTGACCGCCTTCCTGCTGCGCAAGGACACTCCCGGCGTCACCTTCGGCGAGCCCATGCGCAAGATGGGCCAGCGCGCCATCGTGTGCCGGGAGATCTTCCTCGCCGACGCCTTCGTGCCCGAGGAGAACCGCCTCGGAGAGGAGGGGCAGGGCTTCCAGGGGCTCATGCGGACCTTCGACATCTCGCGGGTCGTGCTGGGGGCGGCGGCGACCGGCGTGGCGCGGGCCGCGTACGAGTACGCACGCGACTACGCGCGCACCCGGCAGCAGTTCGGCAAGCCGATCATCGAGCACCAGGCGGTGGCGTTCCGGCTGGCCGACATGCGGACCCGGATCGAGCAGGCCCGCCTGATGACCTGGCGCGCGGCCAAGCGCCTGGACGCCGGCCTGTCCGCGACGACCGAGGCCGCCATGGCCAAACTGACCGCCTCGGAGACGGCCGCGTACTGCACCTGGGCCGCCGTGCAGACCCTCGGCGGCTGGGGCTACTCGCGTGAGTACCCGGTGGAGCAGTGGATGCGGGACGCCAAGCTGGAGGAGATCGAGGAGGGCACCTCGGACATCATGCGGCTCGTGATCTCGCGGGGCCTGTGA
- a CDS encoding M64 family metallopeptidase: MRSARRGAMAAGVAVALAAVLAAAPGSAAADPTAPSTAGVEIEIPGPEHGTLAGSGHTHVPPEGRNQPASRLTATEAVADGEVTKVVDNGPIADRLDIVVVGDGYTVAELPRFHADAQQKWAELTAVEPYTTYRNLFNVWTVDAVSNQSGVSGDPSPGTLRDTALGSYFWCDGIERLLCVDQDKVDGYVAKAPEADLVLVLANSTKYGGAGYNEPSKTLGYEGISTASAGNEKSGQVAIHETGHSLGKLADEYFYPDYPGYERYVGPEPADSNITTFTADDMADRDTKWHRWLGEQSPDGGVVGAYEGGGYYVTGLRRPTENSMMRSLGKPFNLPGVEAMIAGFYREARIASPVTPTDRTLRRGDTAQALVPRLTGADGRQLTIRWYLDGREMKSLAGRTDVRVSDPALRLLDLRTHTLSLTAEDRTPSVRDRAIARTMRSTVSWTVRL, from the coding sequence ATGCGTTCAGCACGACGCGGTGCCATGGCGGCCGGAGTGGCCGTCGCCCTCGCGGCCGTCCTCGCCGCCGCACCCGGCAGCGCCGCCGCGGACCCGACGGCACCCTCCACGGCCGGAGTCGAGATCGAGATACCCGGGCCGGAACACGGGACGCTCGCCGGATCCGGCCACACGCATGTGCCTCCGGAGGGCAGGAACCAGCCGGCCTCCCGCCTGACGGCGACCGAGGCGGTCGCCGACGGCGAGGTGACCAAGGTGGTCGACAACGGCCCCATCGCCGACCGGCTCGACATCGTCGTCGTCGGAGACGGCTACACCGTCGCCGAACTGCCCCGCTTCCACGCCGACGCCCAGCAGAAATGGGCCGAGCTGACGGCCGTCGAGCCGTACACCACCTACCGCAACCTCTTCAACGTCTGGACCGTCGACGCCGTCTCGAACCAGTCCGGCGTCTCCGGCGACCCCTCTCCCGGCACCCTCCGGGACACGGCTCTCGGCTCGTACTTCTGGTGCGACGGCATCGAGCGGCTGCTCTGCGTCGACCAGGACAAGGTCGACGGATACGTGGCGAAGGCCCCCGAGGCCGACCTGGTGCTCGTCCTCGCCAACAGCACCAAGTACGGCGGCGCGGGCTACAACGAGCCCAGCAAGACCCTCGGCTACGAGGGCATATCAACGGCCTCGGCGGGCAACGAGAAATCCGGCCAGGTCGCGATCCACGAGACCGGCCACTCCCTGGGCAAGCTCGCCGACGAGTACTTCTACCCCGACTACCCCGGCTACGAGCGCTACGTGGGTCCCGAGCCCGCCGACTCCAACATCACGACTTTCACCGCCGACGACATGGCCGACCGGGACACCAAGTGGCACCGCTGGCTCGGCGAGCAGTCTCCCGACGGCGGCGTCGTCGGCGCGTACGAGGGCGGCGGCTACTACGTCACCGGACTGCGGCGCCCCACCGAGAACTCCATGATGCGCTCCCTCGGCAAGCCCTTCAATCTGCCCGGAGTGGAGGCGATGATCGCCGGCTTCTACCGCGAGGCGCGCATCGCCTCCCCCGTCACGCCCACCGATCGCACCCTCCGCAGGGGCGACACCGCCCAAGCCCTCGTGCCCCGGCTGACGGGGGCGGACGGGCGTCAACTCACGATCCGCTGGTACCTGGACGGGCGGGAGATGAAGTCCCTCGCGGGCCGCACCGACGTACGGGTGTCCGACCCGGCCCTGCGGCTGCTCGACCTTCGGACCCACACGCTGTCCCTCACCGCCGAGGACCGTACGCCCTCGGTGCGGGACCGCGCCATCGCCCGGACGATGAGGTCCACGGTCAGCTGGACGGTCCGGCTCTGA
- a CDS encoding alpha/beta fold hydrolase — protein sequence MTTRTPQELAVPVRGGDLAVTRWPGEGPVVIALHGITGNSLSFGAVAEQLGDIDLYAPDLRGRARSAGLPAPYGIPAHVEDVLAVLDHLGLRQALLVGHSLGAFTTAVAAARHPDRFPRVVLVDGGLGFPIPGGADIDEVIESVIGPAMRRLRTTFPDGDAYRALFREHPAFTAHWGPHVQAYVDRDMTGEPPEIRSSCVLEAVRADGAGPIGDPETLAAIRRPEVRGTMLWAERGVLNEPQGLYDEGRLAAGGLSPDRITTRRVDDTNHYTILFAENATAAIAEAVRGELKQM from the coding sequence ATGACCACGCGTACTCCGCAGGAACTCGCCGTCCCCGTACGAGGAGGCGACCTCGCCGTGACCCGCTGGCCCGGCGAAGGGCCCGTGGTCATCGCCCTGCACGGCATCACGGGCAACAGCCTGTCCTTCGGCGCCGTCGCCGAGCAGCTCGGCGACATCGATCTGTACGCCCCGGACCTGCGCGGCCGGGCCCGCAGCGCCGGTCTGCCGGCTCCCTACGGCATCCCCGCCCACGTCGAGGACGTCCTCGCCGTCCTCGATCACCTGGGCCTGCGTCAGGCGCTGCTCGTCGGCCACTCCTTGGGGGCCTTCACCACCGCGGTGGCCGCCGCGCGGCATCCGGACCGCTTCCCGCGCGTGGTCCTCGTCGACGGGGGCCTCGGATTCCCGATTCCGGGCGGCGCGGACATCGACGAGGTGATCGAGTCGGTCATCGGCCCGGCGATGCGCCGGCTCAGGACGACCTTCCCGGACGGCGACGCGTACCGCGCGCTCTTCCGTGAGCACCCGGCCTTCACGGCCCACTGGGGCCCGCACGTCCAGGCGTACGTGGACCGCGACATGACCGGCGAGCCTCCCGAGATACGCAGCAGCTGCGTCCTGGAGGCGGTCCGCGCCGACGGCGCGGGCCCCATCGGCGACCCCGAGACGCTGGCCGCCATCCGCCGGCCGGAGGTGCGCGGCACCATGCTGTGGGCGGAGCGAGGAGTGCTGAACGAGCCTCAGGGACTCTACGACGAGGGGCGTCTGGCCGCGGGCGGCCTCTCCCCGGACCGGATCACCACCCGCCGGGTCGACGACACCAACCACTACACGATCCTGTTCGCGGAGAACGCGACGGCGGCCATCGCGGAGGCCGTACGCGGGGAGCTGAAGCAGATGTAG
- a CDS encoding helix-turn-helix transcriptional regulator — translation MDDPATIGHRVQRLRTQRGLTQRQLAEPSYTPAYVSTLESGKVRPSETALRFLAERLGTSYEELATGRPAHLATELRLALSDAHQQLATGTADEAAVRYRRLLADAEHLGLVPEQAEALLGLGDCALETGELVDAGHHFQAAERLLAEEPLPRRARAIRGRAVAHLLAGELRYACYLLESTIDELGASGLADPEALVILYAAVIGPYIDMGAHARAAHAAELALALAPQVDDPALVAGMHRQVARTFLAEGRTAEADASLAKAQAIYQQLSLCTDLAHCHWMRGYVQAQKGELASAEKELRAARDMLNAKRAALFTAQVEVELADVLRRLGRHDEASDLLSAFLELGDRHGAVHAGGAHRLLGLIAEERGDSETAEEHYVMALGLLERSGASGDLADLCRLLGDLLRRGGRTEAALDAYRTGLGHRSPPGTTTLGPAPTALAFPRR, via the coding sequence ATGGACGATCCGGCCACGATCGGCCACCGAGTGCAGCGCCTGCGCACTCAACGCGGGCTGACACAGCGGCAGTTGGCCGAGCCTTCGTACACCCCCGCGTACGTCTCGACGCTGGAGTCGGGCAAGGTCAGGCCTTCGGAGACCGCACTGCGCTTCCTCGCGGAGCGGCTCGGCACGTCGTACGAAGAACTGGCCACCGGCCGCCCCGCGCACCTCGCCACCGAGCTGCGGCTCGCCCTCTCCGACGCCCACCAGCAGCTGGCCACCGGGACGGCGGACGAGGCCGCCGTGCGCTACCGCCGGCTCCTCGCCGACGCGGAGCACCTCGGACTCGTTCCCGAGCAGGCCGAGGCGCTGCTCGGACTCGGCGACTGTGCCCTGGAGACCGGTGAACTGGTCGACGCGGGGCATCACTTCCAGGCCGCCGAGCGGCTCCTCGCCGAGGAGCCGCTGCCCCGCCGCGCACGCGCGATCCGGGGCCGTGCCGTCGCACACCTCCTGGCGGGGGAACTGCGTTACGCCTGCTACCTGCTCGAATCCACCATCGACGAGCTCGGTGCGAGCGGCCTGGCCGACCCCGAGGCGCTGGTCATCCTGTACGCAGCCGTGATCGGCCCGTACATCGACATGGGTGCACACGCCCGTGCCGCGCACGCCGCCGAGCTCGCCCTGGCGCTGGCTCCGCAGGTCGACGATCCGGCGCTGGTGGCGGGCATGCACCGGCAGGTGGCTCGCACCTTCCTCGCCGAGGGGCGCACGGCCGAGGCCGACGCCTCACTGGCCAAGGCGCAGGCGATCTACCAGCAGCTGAGCCTGTGCACCGATCTCGCGCACTGCCACTGGATGCGCGGCTACGTTCAGGCTCAGAAGGGCGAACTGGCTTCAGCCGAAAAGGAGTTGCGAGCCGCCCGGGACATGCTGAATGCCAAGCGCGCGGCTCTGTTCACCGCGCAGGTGGAGGTGGAGTTGGCCGATGTCCTCCGGCGGCTCGGACGGCACGACGAGGCGTCGGATCTGCTCTCTGCATTTCTTGAGCTGGGTGACCGGCACGGCGCGGTGCACGCGGGGGGTGCGCACAGGCTGCTCGGGCTGATCGCCGAGGAGCGGGGGGACAGCGAGACCGCCGAGGAGCACTACGTCATGGCGCTCGGACTGCTGGAGCGCAGCGGCGCGAGCGGCGACCTCGCCGATCTGTGCCGTCTGCTGGGCGACCTCCTGCGCCGCGGCGGCCGCACCGAGGCCGCGCTGGACGCGTACCGTACGGGGCTGGGCCATCGCTCGCCCCCCGGCACGACGACGCTGGGGCCGGCTCCGACGGCACTGGCGTTCCCGCGGCGCTGA
- a CDS encoding D-Ala-D-Ala carboxypeptidase family metallohydrolase: MLRRTIQLALSIVMVMMAALGGMLSTAGSAQADECYTWGRTLSEGMSGSDVTQLQIRVAGHAAYGEVIAVDGAFGPATKAAVTRFQQAYGLPSDGIAGSQTFSKIYALQDPDCTPVHFTYAELNKCNSDWSGGAVSATTAKANGLRTMWKLEAMRHALGDVPLTVTSGFRSYACNSAVGGASNSRHLYGDAADLTGSPSLCTLAQRARYHGFGGIFGPGYPDHDDHTHVDGRTSRSWSAPNCGV, encoded by the coding sequence ATGCTTCGGCGCACGATCCAACTCGCCCTCTCGATTGTCATGGTCATGATGGCGGCGCTGGGTGGGATGCTGTCCACGGCCGGATCCGCCCAGGCCGACGAGTGCTACACCTGGGGCCGCACCCTGTCCGAGGGCATGTCGGGCTCCGACGTGACGCAGCTTCAGATCCGCGTGGCCGGACATGCGGCGTACGGCGAGGTCATCGCCGTCGACGGCGCCTTCGGCCCGGCCACGAAGGCCGCGGTGACCCGATTCCAGCAGGCGTACGGGCTGCCCTCGGACGGCATCGCGGGTTCCCAGACGTTCAGCAAGATCTACGCCCTGCAGGACCCGGACTGCACCCCCGTCCACTTCACCTACGCCGAACTGAACAAGTGCAACTCCGACTGGTCCGGTGGCGCGGTCAGCGCCACGACGGCCAAGGCCAACGGCCTGCGGACGATGTGGAAGCTGGAGGCCATGCGACACGCCCTGGGCGACGTGCCGCTGACCGTGACCAGCGGATTCCGCTCGTACGCCTGCAACAGCGCGGTGGGCGGCGCCTCGAACAGCCGGCACCTGTACGGTGACGCCGCCGACCTGACCGGCAGCCCGTCGCTGTGCACGCTGGCACAGCGGGCCCGCTACCACGGCTTCGGCGGAATCTTCGGCCCCGGCTACCCCGACCACGACGACCACACCCACGTGGACGGACGCACCAGCCGATCCTGGTCCGCGCCCAACTGCGGCGTCTGA